A window from Setaria italica strain Yugu1 chromosome VIII, Setaria_italica_v2.0, whole genome shotgun sequence encodes these proteins:
- the CIPK1 gene encoding uncharacterized protein LOC101758744 isoform X1, whose protein sequence is METRGKILMERYELGRLLGKGTFGKVHYARNLDSNQSVAIKMMDKDKVLKIGLSEQIRREITTMRLVAHKNIVELHEVMATRNKIYFVMEYVKGGELFDKIEKSGKLTETAAHKYFQQLISAVDYCHSRGVYHRDLKPENLLLDEDENLKVSDFGLSALSESKRQDGLLHTTCGTPAYVAPEVISKIGYDGAKSDIWSCGVVLFVLVAGYLPFQGPNLMEMYRKVQHGDFRCPSWFSHKLKKLLYKILDPNPATRISIQKIKESTWFRKGPEGTRTVKEKIPCENATINAAPTLSVRRKKNPHEDAKPLTVMNLNAFEIISFSLGFDLSGLFIEKECRKEARFTSDKPASAIISKIEDVAKMLNLRVRKKDNGVVKIQGRKEGRNGVLQFDTEIFEITPFHHLVEMKQTSGDSLEYQKLFEEHIRPALKDIVWAWHGDDQQQKQE, encoded by the coding sequence ATGGAAACTAGAGGGAAGATTTTAATGGAGCGGTATGAGCTGGGGAGATTGTTGGGGAAAGGCACATTTGGCAAGGTGCACTATGCAAGGAACCTTGACTCAAATCAGAGCGTTGCTATCAAGATGATGGACAAGGACAAAGTGCTCAAGATTGGGCTTTCAGAGCAGATAAGGCGTGAGATCACAACAATGAGGTTGGTGGCACATAAGAACATTGTTGAGCTTCATGAGGTCATGGCAACACGGAACAAGATCTACTTTGTCATGGAGTATGTGAAAGGTGGCGAGCTCTTTGACAAGATTGAGAAGAGTGGCAAGCTCACAGAGACTGCTGCACACAAGTACTTCCAGCAGCTTATTAGTGCAGTGGATTACTGCCACAGCCGAGGCGTGTACCACCGGGACCTGAAGCCTGAGAACCTGCTGTTGGATGAGGATGAGAACCTGAAGGTCTCTGATTTTGGACTGAGCGCACTTTCGGAGTCGAAAAGGCAAGATGGATTGCTCCATACCACCTGTGGAACACCAGCATATGTAGCTCCAGAGGTGATCAGCAAGATAGGCTATGATGGTGCAAAATCAGACATCTGGTCTTGCGGTGTTGTTCTATTTGTTCTTGTTGCTGGTTATCTCCCTTTCCAAGGCCCAAACTTGATGGAGATGTATCGAAAGGTACAGCATGGTGATTTCAGGTGCCCCAGTTGGTTTTCACACAAACTCAAGAAGCTGTTGTACAAGATCCTGGACCCCAACCCAGCCACAAGAATTTCAATCCAGAAAATAAAAGAGTCTACCTGGTTCCGAAAAGGTCCCGAGGGGACCCGCACAGTTAAGGAGAAAATTCCCTGTGAGAATGCAACAATAAATGCTGCTCCAACACTTTCTGTGAGGCGCAAAAAGAATCCTCATGAAGATGCGAAGCCGCTGACTGTGATGAACTTAAATGCCTTTGAAATTATCTCTTTCTCCTTGGGGTTTGATCTATCTGGCCTATTTATTGAAAAGGAGTGCAGAAAGGAGGCAAGATTTACTTCAGACAAGCCAGCCTCGGCCATCATCTCGAAGATTGAAGACGTCGCAAAGATGCTGAATCTCAGGGTAAGGAAGAAGGATAATGGTGTTGTCAAGATTCAAGGGAGGAAGGAGGGAAGGAATGGTGTCCTTCAGTTTGACACAGAGATCTTTGAGATCACACCATTTCATCATCTTGTTGAGATGAAACAAACAAGCGGTGATTCACTTGAGTATCAGAAACTATTCGAAGAGCACATCCGGCCAGCGCTGAAGGACATTGTCTGGGCCTGGCATGGAGATGATCAGCAGCAAAAGCAGGAGTAG
- the LOC101759147 gene encoding uncharacterized protein LOC101759147: MCPLRVILIFLSATIAGFFLIRGLNAEPDQFDADDDKASDSGSPRAPLPLHSKVGSAVKTGFWTMVDMASGRYLWRTLVAQPAKSESEKAR; this comes from the exons ATGTGCCCGCTGCGGGTCatcctcatcttcctctccGCCACCATCGCCGGATTCTTCCTCATCCGCGGGCTCAACGCCGAGCCTGACCAAttcgacgccgacgacgacaaGGCCTCCGACTCGGGATCCCCCAGGGCCCCTCTGCCCCTCCATTCCAAG gttggatcggctgtgaaaacCGGGTTCTGGACTATGGTGGACATGGCAAGCGGACGGTACCTCTGGCGCACACTTGTTGCGCAACCGGCAAAATCTGAGTCAGAAAAGGCTCGGTGA
- the LOC101759555 gene encoding stress response protein nst1 — MCPLCSVQRWSRRVATMLPWLVIPLIAIWATTQLLLPAAYRFEVTSPRLACVSVLLLTLFWYEILLPRLSLWRARRSARLREERRAHALELHKLRKTATRRCRNCSNPYRDQNPGGGKFMCSYCGHVSKRPVLDLNSAGKAPTGWPCAQDCGYWLDMRCSSGNNNSFLAFSWRLLSSFCSTAASWFLRKIFRFTSSGDDEGLGPDGKRLSKRGENGGKAEESRVEKARRKAEEKRLARLEREMLEEEERKQREEVAKLVEERRRLRDEKAEAEERSKSATPVGEKDARREAERRRQERRKREDKGSSKSNSDCEDIDRRLGREGDRKRDIDRKSDLDKREGYKPHYFEANNHSNKTVESRTKYFGRMTGGFLSSSRGFGGGSFFGRSAQAPAPQVNKVSRPVVPATDQGNALKRETQHAATQATAKSATAGETRSSWTNFNRPVSPNVQPHPTGLKKSWHQLFSRSASVSPCPDVTTSARDMNWKPEPNGAQISNAHSFLSHYPPLESKPSSSQSMHFPGFPPLNGSPPIKPLPHFPAGHTTFYDDAESTVFEESEQFEDPCYDPDAIALLGPVSESLDNFPLDLNCGFNSSNVTKESHGRPSPIESPLSRSRMVDEKPIKQPHSSTTKGPGGFISPEASSEQGTWQMWSTPLVQETLGLQGPQSQWLRQSTNQFNHSANLFNGGTNSSLSTGLNDSDPWLQKAPFQQLPPDTPSLFLPHEVQEKAINNDFVFGSPNKSAREHPFGPPGHPWPKEELVLKGAQEANHMSLAPCAHVGAGGLFSSTSPDVQSVWSFNEKETA, encoded by the exons ATGTGTCCGCTGTGCTCCGTGCAGCGCTGGTCGCGGCGCGTCGCCACCATGCTCCCGTGGCTCGTCATCCCGCTCATCGCCATCTGGGCCACCACCCAGCTGCTCCTCCCGGCCGCCTACCGCTTCGAGGTCACCTCCCCGCGCCTCGCCTGCGtctccgtcctcctcctcaccctctTCTGGTATGAGatcctcctcccgcgcctctCCCTCTGgcgcgcccgccgctccgcgcgCCTCCGCGAGGAGCGCCGCGCCCACGCCCTCGAGCTCCACAAGCTCCGCAAGACCGccacccgccgctgccgcaacTGCAGCAACCCCTACAGGGACCAGaaccccggcggcggcaagtTCATGTGTTCCTACTGCGGCCATGTCTCCAAGCGCCCCGTGCTCGACCTTAATTCAGCTGGGAAGGCGCCCACCGGATGGCCATGCGCTCAGGATTGTGGATACTGGCTAGACATGCGCTGCTCCTCTGGCAATAACAACTCTTTCTTAGCATTCTCATGGCGCTTGCTGTCGTCCTTTTGCTCGACAGCAGCCAGCTGGTTCTTGAGGAAGATATTCAGATTTACATCATCAGGGGACGATGAGGGCTTGGGCCCAGATGGTAAAAGGTTGTCAAAGAGAGGGGAGAATGGAGGAAAAGCAGAGGAGAGCAGGGTCGAGAAGGCGAGGAGGAAGGCAGAGGAGAAGAGACTGGCAAGACTGGAGAGGGaaatgctggaggaggaggaacggaAGCAGCGTGAGGAGGTGGCGAAGCTAGTGGAGGAGCGCAGGAGGCTGAGGGATGAGAAGGCAGAGGCTGAGGAGCGGTCCAAAAGCGCTACCCCTGTTGGGGAGAAGGATGCTAGGAGGGAGGCAGAGAGACGGCGgcaggagaggaggaagagagaggacaAGGGTTCAAGCAAGAGCAATTCAGATTGTGAAGACATCGATAGAAGATTGGGCCGCGAAGGCGATAGGAAGCGAGACATTGACAGAAAGAGTGACTTGGACAAGCGTGAGGGTTATAAACCTCATTACTTTGAAGCTAACAACCATAGTAATAAGACAGTGGAGAGCAGAACCAAGTACTTTGGCCGTATGACGGGTGGTTTCTTATCATCTTCAAGAGGGTTTGGTGGAGGTTCCTTCTTTGGCAGAAGTGCTCAGGCCCCTGCCCCTCAAGTTAACAAGGTTAGTAGACCTGTAGTTCCTGCAACTGACCAGGGTAATGCACTCAAAAGAGAAACCCAGCATGCAGCCACTCAAGCTACAGCCAAATCCGCTACAGCTGGAGAAACCAGAAGTTCATGGACTAATTTTAATCGACCT GTTAGTCCAAATGTGCAGCCACACCCTACCGGCCTTAAAAAGTCATGGCATCAGCTGTTTAGCCGTTCAGCGTCTGTGTCCCCTTGTCCTGATGTTACAACTTCAGCTCGTGATATGAATTGGAAGCCAGAACCAAATGGAGCACAAATAAGCAATGCTCATTCATTTCTCTCTCATTATCCTCCTCTGGAAAGCAAGCCAAGTTCAAGCCAGTCCATGCATTTTCCAGGTTTTCCACCACTTAATGGATCACCTCCCATTAAGCCATTGCCTCATTTTCCTGCTGGACACACGACCTTCTATGATGATGCAGAATCCACAGTATTTGAAGAATCAGAACAATTTGAAGACCCATGCTATGATCCAGATGCAATCGCATTACTTGGGCCTGTTTCAGAGTCTCTAGATAACTTCCCTCTGGACTTGAATTGTGGGTTCAACTCGAGTAATGTCACCAAGGAATCACATGGGAGGCCTTCACCAATTGAGTCTCCTCTGTCACGATCTCGTATGGTTGATGAAAAGCCCATCAAGCAACCGCACTCATCAACCACAAAAGGGCCTGGTGGTTTCATTTCGCCTGAGGCTAGCAGTGAACAAGGCACATGGCAAatgtggagcacaccattgGTTCAGGAAACTTTAGGTCTGCAAGGTCCTCAGAGTCAGTGGCTTCGACAAAGTACAAATCAATTTAACCATAGTGCAAATCTTTTCAATGGTGGAACAAATAGCTCCCTGAGTACTGGTTTGAATGACAGTGATCCATGGCTGCAGAAAGCACCCTTCCAGCAATTGCCACCTGATACACCAAGCCTGTTCCTTCCACATGAAGTACAAGAAAAAGCTATAAACAATGATTTTGTTTTTGGTTCTCCTAACAAATCAGCCCGTGAACACCCCTTTGGGCCGCCTGGTCATCCTTGGCCCAA GGAGGAACTGGTGCTGAAAGGAGCTCAGGAAGCAAACCATATGTCGTTGGCGCCTTGTGCACATGTTGGTGCTGGAGGCTTATTTTCGTCAACAAGTCCTGATGTACAGTCAGTGTGGTCTTTCAATGAAAAAGAGACAGCATAG
- the LOC101761047 gene encoding phosphoglucan phosphatase LSF2, chloroplastic: protein MASTARLSTSCSLATGSITIRCRRATMTAIGCAPRGSRTHRRSVGISLCRSSSTAGAEGGRKMEDYNIAMKRMMRNPYEYHHDLGMNYAVISDSLIVGSQPQTPEDIDHLKNEENVAYILCLQQDKDIEFWGIDFPAILSRCKELGIKHIRRPAVDFDPDSLRSQLPKAVSALEWAISQRKGRVYVHCTAGLGRAPAVAIAYMFWFENVDLNTAYKKLTSIRPCGPNKRAIRAATYDLAKNDPLKEPFETLPEHAFEGIADWERKLIRDQVRALREA, encoded by the exons atggcgagcaCCGCCCGTCTCTCCACCTCCTGCAGTCTGGCGACCGGCAGCATCACCATCAGGTGCAGGAGGGCAACCATGACCGCCATTGGATGCGCTCCCAGGGGCAGCAGGACCCACCGGAGGAGTGTTGGAATTTCCCTgtgccgctcctcctccacggccGGAGCTGAAGGGGGCAGGAAGATGGAGGATTACAACATCGCCATGAAGAGGATGATGCGCAATCCCTACGAGTACCACCACGATCTCG GTATGAATTATGCTGTCATCAGTGatagcctgattgttggctCACAACCTCAAACTCCTGAAGATATCGATCATTTGAAAAATGAAGAGAATGTTGCCTACATTCTTTGCTTACAGCAGGACAAGGATATTGAGTTCTGGGGCATTGATTTCCCAGCTATTCTCAGCAGGTGCAAAGAACTTGGCATTAAGCACATCAGAAGACCG GCAGTTGACTTTGACCCAGATTCCTTGAGGTCACAATTGCCAAAGGCAGTTTCTGCATTAGAATGGGCTATATCACAACGCAAAGGGCGGGTTTATGTCCATTGCACTGCTGGACTTGGGAGAGCACCTGCTGTTGCGATTGCCTACATGTTTTGGTTCGAGAATGTGGAT CTCAACACAGCTTACAAGAAACTAACCTCCATAAGGCCCTGCGGACCCAATAAGAGGGCGATCCGTGCCGCAACCTACGATCTAGCTAAGAATGATCCATTGAAAGAGCCTTTTGAGACTCTTCCAGAACATGCTTTTGAGGGTATTGCAGACTGGGAGAGGAAGTTAATTCGTGACCAGGTGCGTGCTCTTCGCGAAGCATGA